Genomic DNA from Candidatus Methylomirabilota bacterium:
TGCGGATCTCGGCGAGAGGCGGCACGCCGGCCGGCATGATCTCGGTGACCTTGGCCACCACGTAGCCGCCGGCAGTCTTGATCGGGCTCGCGACGCCGCCGACCCCCAGCCCGAACACAGCTTCCTCGAGCGCGGGGTCGCGGCCGATGCCCTCGAGCCCGTCGCCACGGGCGATCGTCGCCGTGCGCGACTCCACGCCCAGGTTCTTCGCCTCAGCCGCAAAGTCCTTGGCGGCCTGCAGCGGGCCGCGGGCCTGCTCGGCCTTGGCGGCGGCGGCACGGTCGCTGCGCTCGGCGAGGAGCTTCTCCTTGATCTTGGCCGCCACCTCCTTGTACGGCGACTTGCCGCCCTCCTGCACGTCCAGCACCTTGATGGCGTGGTAGCCGAACGGCGTACGCACCGGCGCCGGCGTGATCTCGCCCTTCTTGAGCCGGAACAAGGCTTCCTCGAACTGCGGCACCATCTCGCCCGGCCCGACGAAGCCGAGATCCCCGCCCTGGGGCGCGGTGCCGGTGTCGTCGGAGCTCTCCCGCGCGAGCTTGGCGAAGTCCTCCCCCGCCTTCGCCCGCTTGATCACGTCCTCGACCTTTGCGCGCGACTTCGCCTCGGCGTCGCTGCCGCCCACCGGCGGCACGCGCACGAGCACGTGGGCGGCGTGGAGCCGCTTGGGCTTCTCGAACTCCGTGGGGTGCTCGTTGTAGTAGGCCTCGGCGGCCGCGTCGGTGACCGGCTCGGCGAAGGCCTTCGGGCTGGCGACGGCGAGCGCTAGCTTGCGGCGCTCGGGCCGCGTGAACTGCGCCTGATGGGCCTTGAGATAGGGCTCGAGGTCGGCGTCGGCCACCGTCACCGTGGCCATGAGGGGCGCCGTCTCGACGCTCGCCCAGGCCGCGCGCACCCGGTCCTTGCGGAAGGCGTACACCTGCACGAGCTCGTCCTGAGACACCTTCACGCCGTCCTTCACGAGGCCTTCCATCTTCCGGCGCACGAGGTCACGGCGCTGATCGGACTCGAAGTCCGCCGGATCGATATGGACGCTGCGGAGCACCATCAGATAGCGGTCGCGCGAGAACCGCCCGTCCTCCTGGAAGGCCCGCACCTGCTGGACGCGCGCGCGCAGCTCGTCGTCGGTCACGACCACGCCCTCGCGGCGCGCCTGCTGGCCGATCAGCGCATCTTGCACAAGGTCATTGATAACCTGTTGGGAGATGCCGAGGCGCTCCGCCATCTCAGGGGTGAGGCGGTCCTTGTAGATCTGCCGGTAGAACTCGATGTAGCTCGAGTAGGCCCGGCGGAAGCGCTCGACGGGGATGTCCTCGCCGTTCACCGTGGCCACGGAATGGTCGCCGACGCGCTTGCGGCCGAGCGCGTCGGCGCCGAAGTACACCACCGAGGTGCCGACGAAGGCGAGGATGACGAACAGGAGGATGAGCTTCAGCCCCCCGAGGTATTCACGCATCGTGCTGATCAAAGAGTCCGACCTCCTGGAAAAATCGAGCCGGCCGGTGGCCGGGCTTCCTAGCCTACCACAGGGGGGCGGGGCGCCTCAGAAGCCCAGCGTGGCCCGGAGGCCGGGCAGCGCGAAGTAGAGGACGAAGGCGAAGGCGGCCGCCCACATCATCGGGTGCACGGTGGGTCCCTTGCCCCGCACGAGCTTGATGAAGCAGTAGGCGATGAAACCGGCTCCGATGCCGTTGGTGATCGAGTACGTGAACGGCATCACCGCCAAGGTCAAGAGGGCGGGGAACCCCTCCTCGACATCCGAGAAGCGGATGTCCTTGATGATGGCGACCATGAGATAGCCCACCACGAGAAGGGCGGGCGCGGTGGCCTGGGCGGGTACGATGGCGGCGAGCGGCGAGAAGAAGAGGGCGAGGAGAAAACAGACGCCGGTGACGACGGAAGCGAGCCCGGTACGCGCGCCCGCGGACACGCCGGCGGCCGACTCGATGTAGGTGGTGGCGGACGACGCGCCCGCCGCGCCGCCCGCCGCCGCGGCGAGCGAGTCCACCAGCAGCACGCGGTTGAGCCGGGGCAGCTTGCCGTCGCGGTCGAGCCAGCCCGCCTCGCCGCCGATGCCGATCACCGTGCCCATGGTGTCGAAGAAGTCCGACAGCATGATCGAGAAGATGGTCACGAGCGCGGTCACCACGCCCACGTGCGCGAAGACTTCCAGGTTGATGCCGACCCCGAGGCTCGAGAAGTCGGGCCACGCCACGATCGCCCGGGGAATCACCGCTTGCCCGGGAATGGGGAAAGCCCGCCCACCCGTGACGATGTTCGCGATCACGGCGACGACGGTGGCGAGGAGGATGCCGATGAGGAGCGTGCCGGAGTTGCCGCGGGCAAAGAGCCAGAGCGTGACGAGCAGCCCCACGATGGCCACGCCCACCGGCGCCGTCGCGAGGTCGCCGAGGGTGACGGGCACCCCCGGGGGACCCGGCTTCACGATGCCCGCGGAGACCAGGCCGATGAACAGGATGAAGAGCCCGATGCCCGCGCTGATCGCCTGCTTCATCGCGAGCGGGATCGCGTTCATGATCGCCTCGCGGAAGCCGGTGAGCACGAGCGCGGTGATGGCGAGTCCCTCGAGGAAGATCACGCCCATCGCGGCGGGCCAGGAGAGCTTGAGCCCCGCGATGAGCTGGAAGGCCACCACCGCGTTGAGGCCCATGCCGGAGGCGAGGGCGAGCGGATAGTTGGTGGCGAGCCCCATGGCGAGGGTGAGCACGCCCGCGACCAGACAGGTCGCGGCCTGCACCGCCGCGAACGGCCCGCCCTTGCCCTCGAGGCCGGGCACCCCCGCGAACGAGAGGATGGCCGGGTTCACGAAGATGATGTAGGCCATCACCATGAAGGTCGTGAGGCCGGCCCGCGCCTCGCGTCCGACCGTGGTGCCCTGCGCGCTCAAGTCAAAATAGCGCTCGAGCATCATTCCACCTCCGACACCGTGATGCGGGGCTGGAAGGGGGCATCCTCGGGCACCACGCGGCGCGCCACCGTGATGAAGCCGGTGTGCGCCACCATCCTGTGGAACGGACGCACAGAGGTGTTCTCGATGTTCCACGGCCGGAACAACGTCTCGAACGTCTCGACGAGGGTGTAGCCGGGATGGCGGCGCAGCGCCTCCGAGAGCTGATGCGACTGGATGATGGTGGGCACGTAGGACAGGAAGATGCCGCCCGAGCGGAGCACGCGCGCCACCGGGTCCACCAGATGCCAGGGCTCCGGCAGGTCGAAGACCGCGCGGTCGACCGTCTCCTCCTCGGGGAGCCCCTCCTCCACCGGGCGCAGGCGCACCGCGAGGTTTCCGACCTCGCCCATGCGGAGCTGAATGTTCGCCAGCGCGCGCCGCGCGAAGTCCTCGCGCTGCTCGTAGCTGATCACCTTGCCCGCCGGCCCCACCGCGCGCAGCAGCGCGAGTGTGAGCGCGCCCGAGCCCATCCCCGCCTCGAGCACGCGGGCGCCGGGGAAGATGTCGGCCCAGAACATCACCATGGCGAGGTCCTTGGGGTAGATGACCTGCGCCCCCCGCGGCATGTCGAGCACGTATTCGGCGAGGGTGGGCCGGAGGACCACGTAGCGGGTGCCCTTGGAGGTCCGGACCCAGGTGCCGTCGGGCTGGCCGATGATCGCGTCGTGCGTCACCCAGCCCCGGTCGGAGTGGAAGGTCTCGCCCTTCCGGAGCATGAAGAGGTGGCGCCGTCCGCGCTGATCGATCAGGAGGACCTGCTCGCCGTCTTGGAGGCTATCGAGCGTCACGCGTCTTGGGCTCGGGCAGTGCAAGGGCCACGAGGAACCCCGCCAGCGGCATCAGCGCCGAGATCCACAGCGCCCGGGTCAGCCCCCAGTGGTCCGCCACCCAGCCGAGCGCGCTCGCGCCAACCCCGCCCGCGCCGATGGCGAAGCCGACGATGAGCCCCGATGCCATGCCGGGGTTCCGCGGCAGGTACGCCTGACCGAGGACGACCGACACCGTGAAGGTGGAGACGAGGACGAAGCCGAGGAGGGCCAGCAGCACGAAAACGAAGATGCCGCGCGCGAACAGGAACGCCACCGCGATCGGCACGGCCAGGAGGAACACGCTGACCACGTAGCGACGCACGCCCACCCGATCAGCGACGGGACCCGCCACCAGTGTGCCGACCACGCCGGAGCCGAGGAAAACTGCGAGGAGCGTGCCGACCAGCCGCGGATCGCCGTGGAGCACGTCACGCCAGTAGAAGGGCATGAAGGTCGTGAAACCCAGCTGGGTCCACGAGCGGATCGCCACCACGAGCACCAGGAGGCTCATGGCGCCGACCATGGTCTGGGCTCCGTCCCGAGCCGCCTGCACGCGAGCTTGCACGGGCGCGGGCGCGGAGAGCGACGGCAGTCCGGCGAGGAGCAGGCCGGCCACGAGCGCACCCGGCACCAGCATGCCGAGGCTCCCCGGCAGACCGTAGGCGCTGAGCAGCGCGGTGATCAGCGGCGGACCCAGCGCGATCCCGATGTTGCCGCCCGTGGAGAAGATCGACACGCCGGTCGCCTTTCGCTCGCCCGCCACCGCGGTGGCGGTGCGGTAGCCCTCGGGATGATAGGCGGCGACCCCGAACCCCGTGATCATCACGAGGAACAGCACCGCGGCATAGGACGGCGCGAGGCCGGTGAACGCGAGCCCCAGCGACGAGAGCAGCACCGAGAGCGGCAGGAGCCAGCGCCGCGCCGTCTTGTCGGCGAGAAAGCCGAACAGCGGCTGGATGATCGACGAGGTGATGTTAGCCATCAGCACGATGGCGCCGGTGGCCGCGTAGCTGAGCCGGAGGGCGTCCTTGAGGAACGGCAGGATCACCGCGAGCGAGCCCTGATTGATGTCGACGACCATGTGCCCGAGGGCGAGGAGGCCCAGCAGGCGCATGTCGGGCTTCACGCGAGCGGCGGGGGCGGCCGCCGCGGCCGGCAGGATGACGGCGGCGGACTCGGGCGGGGTCATGCGTCTATGCTAACATCTCGCGCGTCGTGAAAGTCAGCGAGCTCGGACACGTTTCGCTCTTCGTGCGCGATCTCGAGGCCGCCACCCGGTTCTATCGAGACCTCCTCGGGCTCGCTGAGACCGGGCGCGGTAAGGAAGGCCGCATCGTGTTCCTCACCGCCGGCCATCACCACCACGATGTCTCCCTGGAGCTGGCGCGCGCGGAGGCGCCGCGGCCGCCCAAGGGGGCGCCGGGGCTCTACCACATCGCCTTCCGGATCGGCGGGACAGCGGACGAGCTGGCCGCCGCGCGCGCGGCGGTGGAGGCGGCGGGGCTCATGCCGTTCGGCGAGATGGGCGGCGCGCGGCCCTGCTTCTGCGTGCGCGACCCCGACGGGAACGAGATCGAGCTCTACGTCGAGGGCTGAGCCCTCACCCTGCTCTCTCCCCTCACGGAAGAGGGTTCTCTTCAGATCCCGAAGGCGTCCAGCCCGGGCGGGCCTCGCCCCTACGGGTGGCCGGAAAACCCGTACTTCTTGAGCTTGTAGCGGAGCACCCGTTC
This window encodes:
- a CDS encoding peptidyl-prolyl cis-trans isomerase encodes the protein MREYLGGLKLILLFVILAFVGTSVVYFGADALGRKRVGDHSVATVNGEDIPVERFRRAYSSYIEFYRQIYKDRLTPEMAERLGISQQVINDLVQDALIGQQARREGVVVTDDELRARVQQVRAFQEDGRFSRDRYLMVLRSVHIDPADFESDQRRDLVRRKMEGLVKDGVKVSQDELVQVYAFRKDRVRAAWASVETAPLMATVTVADADLEPYLKAHQAQFTRPERRKLALAVASPKAFAEPVTDAAAEAYYNEHPTEFEKPKRLHAAHVLVRVPPVGGSDAEAKSRAKVEDVIKRAKAGEDFAKLARESSDDTGTAPQGGDLGFVGPGEMVPQFEEALFRLKKGEITPAPVRTPFGYHAIKVLDVQEGGKSPYKEVAAKIKEKLLAERSDRAAAAKAEQARGPLQAAKDFAAEAKNLGVESRTATIARGDGLEGIGRDPALEEAVFGLGVGGVASPIKTAGGYVVAKVTEIMPAGVPPLAEIRNEVSEAIRRDKAGELAMTKAKTVAAAGREGDLAAAAKKEGASTGDTGFFSRAEPPKDKSALPGTVLVAALQTGVGQVADPIRAGGAVYVVKVFERQPADPKGLETEREELAKQVLEQKRNQVWESWLRGVNQTAKIELSNAGAPAGR
- a CDS encoding NCS2 family permease is translated as MLERYFDLSAQGTTVGREARAGLTTFMVMAYIIFVNPAILSFAGVPGLEGKGGPFAAVQAATCLVAGVLTLAMGLATNYPLALASGMGLNAVVAFQLIAGLKLSWPAAMGVIFLEGLAITALVLTGFREAIMNAIPLAMKQAISAGIGLFILFIGLVSAGIVKPGPPGVPVTLGDLATAPVGVAIVGLLVTLWLFARGNSGTLLIGILLATVVAVIANIVTGGRAFPIPGQAVIPRAIVAWPDFSSLGVGINLEVFAHVGVVTALVTIFSIMLSDFFDTMGTVIGIGGEAGWLDRDGKLPRLNRVLLVDSLAAAAGGAAGASSATTYIESAAGVSAGARTGLASVVTGVCFLLALFFSPLAAIVPAQATAPALLVVGYLMVAIIKDIRFSDVEEGFPALLTLAVMPFTYSITNGIGAGFIAYCFIKLVRGKGPTVHPMMWAAAFAFVLYFALPGLRATLGF
- a CDS encoding tRNA (adenine-N1)-methyltransferase; this translates as MTLDSLQDGEQVLLIDQRGRRHLFMLRKGETFHSDRGWVTHDAIIGQPDGTWVRTSKGTRYVVLRPTLAEYVLDMPRGAQVIYPKDLAMVMFWADIFPGARVLEAGMGSGALTLALLRAVGPAGKVISYEQREDFARRALANIQLRMGEVGNLAVRLRPVEEGLPEEETVDRAVFDLPEPWHLVDPVARVLRSGGIFLSYVPTIIQSHQLSEALRRHPGYTLVETFETLFRPWNIENTSVRPFHRMVAHTGFITVARRVVPEDAPFQPRITVSEVE
- a CDS encoding MFS transporter, which produces MTPPESAAVILPAAAAAPAARVKPDMRLLGLLALGHMVVDINQGSLAVILPFLKDALRLSYAATGAIVLMANITSSIIQPLFGFLADKTARRWLLPLSVLLSSLGLAFTGLAPSYAAVLFLVMITGFGVAAYHPEGYRTATAVAGERKATGVSIFSTGGNIGIALGPPLITALLSAYGLPGSLGMLVPGALVAGLLLAGLPSLSAPAPVQARVQAARDGAQTMVGAMSLLVLVVAIRSWTQLGFTTFMPFYWRDVLHGDPRLVGTLLAVFLGSGVVGTLVAGPVADRVGVRRYVVSVFLLAVPIAVAFLFARGIFVFVLLALLGFVLVSTFTVSVVLGQAYLPRNPGMASGLIVGFAIGAGGVGASALGWVADHWGLTRALWISALMPLAGFLVALALPEPKTRDAR
- a CDS encoding VOC family protein, producing MKVSELGHVSLFVRDLEAATRFYRDLLGLAETGRGKEGRIVFLTAGHHHHDVSLELARAEAPRPPKGAPGLYHIAFRIGGTADELAAARAAVEAAGLMPFGEMGGARPCFCVRDPDGNEIELYVEG